In the Deltaproteobacteria bacterium genome, one interval contains:
- the rpmJ gene encoding 50S ribosomal protein L36 yields the protein MKVRASVKRICNKCKIVRRKGTVRVICENKRHKQKQG from the coding sequence ATGAAAGTAAGGGCATCGGTAAAAAGGATCTGTAATAAGTGCAAGATTGTTCGCCGCAAGGGGACGGTGAGAGTCATTTGCGAGAACAAAAGGCATAAGCAAAAGCAAGGGTAA
- the rpsM gene encoding 30S ribosomal protein S13 produces the protein MARIAGVDLPKNKRIEIALTYIYGIGRSTSGKILSQAGIDFDTKSDQLGEDQISAIRKVIDSQYKVEGELRTEVSMNIKRLMELGCYRGLRHRKSLPARGQRTSTNARTRKGPRRSVVGKRKK, from the coding sequence TTGGCACGTATAGCGGGTGTTGACTTACCGAAGAACAAGAGAATTGAAATAGCTCTGACCTATATTTACGGGATTGGTCGCAGCACTTCTGGAAAAATATTGAGCCAAGCCGGCATAGACTTTGATACAAAGTCGGATCAGTTAGGTGAAGACCAGATTAGCGCCATCCGAAAAGTCATCGACAGCCAATACAAGGTTGAGGGGGAACTTCGGACGGAAGTCTCCATGAACATAAAGCGACTCATGGAACTGGGTTGCTATCGAGGGCTCAGGCACCGGAAATCATTGCCGGCCCGAGGGCAGCGTACCAGTACCAACGCAAGGACCCGGAAGGGACCACGAAGAAGTGTTGTAGGAAAGAGGAAAAAATAG
- the rpsK gene encoding 30S ribosomal protein S11: MARPSGKKKEKKHILNGIAHIQSTFNNTIVTITDPAGNVVAWSSAGGQGFKGSRKSTPFAAQLAAEDAAKKAMQHGMRNVEVYVKGPGAGREAALRSLQAAGFNVVMIKDVTPIPHNGCRPPKRRRV, translated from the coding sequence ATGGCAAGACCTTCTGGGAAAAAGAAAGAGAAGAAGCATATTTTGAACGGGATAGCGCATATCCAGTCTACCTTCAACAACACGATTGTGACCATCACCGATCCGGCGGGCAACGTGGTCGCGTGGTCCAGTGCAGGAGGGCAGGGTTTTAAGGGCTCCAGGAAAAGCACCCCTTTTGCTGCCCAACTTGCGGCTGAAGACGCGGCCAAGAAGGCCATGCAACACGGGATGAGAAATGTTGAAGTCTACGTGAAGGGTCCGGGCGCAGGCCGGGAAGCGGCATTGCGTTCCTTGCAGGCCGCCGGATTCAATGTAGTTATGATCAAAGACGTGACACCCATACCACATAACGGATGTCGGCCGCCCAAGCGCCGCAGAGTGTGA
- the rpsD gene encoding 30S ribosomal protein S4 yields MARYVGSVCRLCRRENLKMFLKGDRCYSDKCAFDRRGYAPGQHGQSRRRKISDYGIQLREKQKVKRMYGVLEGQFRRTFRKAEQKRGVTGANLLFLLERRLDNVIYRLGFANSRTQARQLVRHGHFTVNEKKMNIPSYIVKIGDVVDVREKSRKIGVIQDAMDTVVRRGIPGWLEMEKDSFRGRVKAHPTREELTMPIQEQLIVELYSK; encoded by the coding sequence TTGGCACGATATGTCGGTTCGGTTTGCAGGCTATGCCGCAGAGAGAACCTGAAGATGTTTCTGAAAGGAGACAGGTGTTATTCTGACAAGTGTGCCTTTGACCGCAGAGGTTATGCCCCTGGCCAGCACGGGCAATCCCGCAGACGCAAGATTTCGGATTACGGCATCCAGCTTCGGGAGAAGCAGAAGGTCAAGCGGATGTACGGCGTACTGGAAGGTCAGTTTCGACGGACATTTAGGAAAGCTGAGCAAAAACGCGGGGTAACCGGCGCAAACCTTTTGTTTCTTTTGGAGCGGCGACTTGACAATGTGATCTACCGTTTAGGCTTTGCCAATTCGCGGACGCAGGCCAGACAGTTGGTTCGTCATGGCCATTTCACAGTCAATGAAAAGAAGATGAATATTCCGTCTTATATTGTCAAGATAGGCGACGTTGTGGATGTCCGGGAAAAGAGTCGAAAGATCGGGGTTATCCAGGATGCCATGGATACTGTGGTACGGCGTGGAATTCCGGGATGGCTAGAGATGGAAAAAGACAGTTTCAGGGGCAGGGTCAAAGCTCACCCGACTCGGGAGGAGTTGACTATGCCCATTCAGGAGCAGTTGATCGTAGAGCTTTATTCCAAATAG